The following DNA comes from Desulfuromonas sp..
CGAACTGGCCGTGCTGCTCAACGAGCCCGGTCCGTTGGAGACGGCCGAGGAGCCTCTCGGGGTTCCGTCCCTGGAGACGGACGAGGACCTGGGGATGCTCCAGGCCCTCGAAAAACGTCCCGATCTGCAGCGCCGGGCCCGTCAGATTCAACGCCTCTCCCTGGAACGGCGCATCGCCCGCAATCGGGCATTGCCCCGGGTCGATCTTCTCGCCAGCTATTCGCACAAGGGGGTCGGGGAGGATTACAGCGAAGACCTCGACCGGCTGGCCGAGGACGAAATCCGCAACTGGGAGGTCGGCCTGACCCTGAGCTATCCCCTCGGCAACCGGGACGCCCGTCAGGATTACCGGCGCACCGAATTGCAGCTCGCTGGTCTGCGGGCCGGGCAGGAGCAGCTCCGTCGCGAGGCGCGCAGCGAGGTGCGCACAGCAATACGCCTTCTCGACGTCAGTCGCACCAAGATCGAGGTCGCCCACCGGGCGGTGGAGCTGGCCGAAGAGAAACTGCGCATCCTGCTGCGGCGCAAAGAGGTCGGCCTGGCCACCACCCGTCAGGTGCTCGAAGGGGAGGAGGACCTGGCCGAGGCGCGCACCGATCATACCGCGGCCCTGACCGAATACAACCGGGCCGTGACCCGCTACCTTCAGGTGACCGGACTGCTCCTCGAGAGAGAGGGGATTCGTCTCGCAGGGCCCGCGGATTCCGAAGGGGCCGGTCCCCTGCTGGAGATGTATCGCCCGTGACCCTTAC
Coding sequences within:
- a CDS encoding TolC family protein; translation: RAYQDALDELAVLLNEPGPLETAEEPLGVPSLETDEDLGMLQALEKRPDLQRRARQIQRLSLERRIARNRALPRVDLLASYSHKGVGEDYSEDLDRLAEDEIRNWEVGLTLSYPLGNRDARQDYRRTELQLAGLRAGQEQLRREARSEVRTAIRLLDVSRTKIEVAHRAVELAEEKLRILLRRKEVGLATTRQVLEGEEDLAEARTDHTAALTEYNRAVTRYLQVTGLLLEREGIRLAGPADSEGAGPLLEMYRP